The following coding sequences lie in one Prochlorococcus marinus XMU1412 genomic window:
- the infA gene encoding translation initiation factor IF-1: MIETSGVIEKEQGNGFYLVTLEQPEGHQCLCRAAGKLTKFRIKLLAGDKVLVEISPYDLSRGRITYRERNAGNARPTTNKNNPKRNNK; this comes from the coding sequence ATGATTGAAACTTCAGGTGTAATAGAAAAAGAGCAGGGGAATGGATTTTATTTGGTTACCTTGGAACAACCTGAAGGACATCAATGTTTATGCAGAGCCGCAGGTAAATTGACTAAATTTAGAATTAAATTATTAGCTGGAGATAAAGTTTTAGTTGAGATAAGCCCTTATGACCTTTCTAGGGGCAGGATAACTTATAGAGAAAGAAACGCAGGGAATGCTAGACCTACAACTAATAAAAATAATCCAAAGAGGAATAATAAGTAA
- a CDS encoding NAD(P)H-binding protein gives MKILLVGATGTLGRQIAKQAIEDGHEVRCFVRNPRKASFLQEWGCELTKGNLLNSSDIEYALQDIEAVIDAATSRPDDPKSIYEIDWDGKLNLFNACESLNVKRVIFLSILLTEKFRNVPLMDIKFCTEKLLEKSSLDYTIFKCAAFMQGVIGQFAIPILDSQAVWMSGTPTKIAYMNTQDMAKVVVAAVNNPKTHRTSLPLVGPKAWDSNEVISLCEKFSEKKAKIFRVSPFLINVTQKVVSFFQDSLNVAERLAFAEVTSSGESLDADMSKTYEILELKKEDMTSLESYIKEYYQQILKRLREMEADLNIEEKKRLPF, from the coding sequence ATGAAGATTCTTTTAGTGGGAGCAACAGGGACACTTGGTAGACAAATAGCAAAGCAAGCTATAGAAGATGGACATGAAGTTAGATGCTTTGTCAGAAACCCAAGAAAAGCCTCCTTTCTACAAGAGTGGGGTTGTGAACTAACAAAAGGTAATTTATTAAATTCTTCTGATATTGAATATGCATTGCAAGATATTGAAGCAGTTATTGATGCGGCGACTAGCAGGCCAGATGATCCTAAAAGTATCTATGAAATAGATTGGGATGGGAAGCTTAACTTATTCAATGCATGTGAATCTTTAAATGTAAAAAGGGTAATATTCCTTTCTATCCTTTTAACAGAAAAGTTTAGAAATGTCCCTTTGATGGATATTAAATTTTGCACTGAAAAACTTCTTGAGAAATCTTCCCTTGACTATACAATCTTCAAATGCGCAGCTTTTATGCAAGGAGTTATTGGTCAATTCGCCATCCCAATCTTGGATAGTCAAGCAGTTTGGATGAGTGGTACTCCAACTAAAATTGCTTATATGAATACTCAAGATATGGCGAAAGTTGTTGTGGCAGCAGTAAATAATCCAAAAACTCACAGAACATCATTGCCATTAGTAGGTCCCAAAGCATGGGATTCAAATGAAGTTATATCTTTATGTGAAAAATTTAGTGAAAAAAAGGCGAAAATCTTTAGAGTTTCCCCCTTCCTTATAAATGTCACTCAAAAAGTGGTTTCCTTTTTCCAAGATTCTCTTAATGTTGCTGAGCGATTGGCTTTTGCTGAAGTAACTAGTAGTGGTGAATCATTAGATGCTGATATGAGCAAAACTTACGAAATATTGGAACTTAAAAAAGAAGATATGACCTCACTAGAGAGTTATATAAAAGAGTACTACCAACAAATACTTAAAAGATTAAGGGAAATGGAAGCAGATCTTAATATTGAAGAAAAAAAGAGATTACCTTTTTAA
- the petM gene encoding cytochrome b6-f complex subunit PetM — protein MAKEIFSIAAVFWILIPIGLVGGALLLKFQGD, from the coding sequence ATGGCTAAAGAAATTTTTAGTATTGCAGCAGTTTTTTGGATACTGATACCAATAGGATTAGTTGGTGGCGCTTTGTTATTAAAGTTTCAGGGAGATTGA
- a CDS encoding alpha/beta fold hydrolase: MNNNFKENINFPNYWNWNGFKICWSVTGEDNKVPIIFLHGFGASRKHWRNNLEYFAKRNCASYSLDLIGFGDSDQPGITQIGKLDNEIWSNQVKDFIAQVIRPKNSGKVILIGNSLGSLVALTCAVSLEDQIAKVIASPLPDQIQENKKSKKKSSFKKFQDKFIKIFFIFFPLEIILFLITKLGVIKLGLNSAYFKKDNIDRELIDLVTKPVLRSTSARSLRAMCIGMSSRDEKFQASYLLRKLSASKKVPFLLIWGEKDNFIPLFIGKKIANFHRWVKLKIVSNSGHCIHDEDPSVFNRISYEWISDLKTF; the protein is encoded by the coding sequence ATGAATAATAATTTCAAAGAAAATATAAACTTTCCCAATTACTGGAATTGGAATGGTTTTAAAATTTGTTGGAGTGTTACAGGCGAAGATAATAAAGTTCCAATTATCTTTCTCCATGGATTCGGCGCTAGTCGAAAACATTGGAGAAACAATTTAGAATATTTCGCGAAAAGGAATTGCGCCTCATATTCATTAGATTTAATAGGATTTGGAGATTCAGATCAACCTGGTATTACACAAATTGGAAAACTAGATAATGAGATTTGGTCTAATCAAGTGAAAGACTTTATTGCACAGGTGATAAGACCGAAGAATTCTGGGAAAGTAATTCTTATTGGCAATTCCCTTGGATCACTAGTTGCTTTAACATGTGCTGTTTCATTAGAGGATCAGATTGCAAAAGTTATTGCATCCCCGCTGCCAGATCAAATTCAAGAAAATAAAAAGTCGAAAAAAAAATCATCATTTAAAAAATTTCAAGATAAATTCATAAAAATATTTTTTATATTTTTTCCTTTGGAAATTATTTTATTTTTAATAACCAAATTAGGTGTTATAAAACTGGGACTAAATTCTGCCTATTTCAAAAAAGATAATATTGATCGCGAATTAATAGATTTGGTAACAAAACCAGTTCTAAGGAGCACTTCAGCTAGATCATTAAGAGCAATGTGTATTGGAATGTCTTCAAGAGATGAAAAATTTCAAGCTTCTTACCTTTTGAGAAAACTGAGCGCCTCAAAAAAAGTTCCTTTCTTATTGATTTGGGGAGAAAAAGATAATTTCATACCTTTGTTTATTGGTAAAAAGATTGCAAATTTTCATAGATGGGTAAAATTAAAAATAGTATCCAATTCAGGGCATTGTATCCATGATGAAGACCCTTCAGTTTTCAATAGAATTTCTTATGAATGGATTAGCGATTTAAAAACCTTTTAA
- the ilvN gene encoding acetolactate synthase small subunit, protein MKHTLSVLVEDESGALSRISGLFARRGFNIDSLAVGPAEAKGISRLTMVVEGDDETLQQMTKQLNKLFNVLGVVDFTNLAAVERELMLLKVSSKEDTRSNILDIVQIFRAKVVDVSDMALTLEVVGDPGKLVALEKLLEPYGILEIARTGKVALKRSSGVNTEMLKINKYSLEI, encoded by the coding sequence ATGAAACATACATTATCAGTTCTTGTAGAAGATGAATCTGGAGCCTTGAGTAGAATCTCTGGTCTCTTTGCTAGAAGGGGATTCAACATAGATAGCCTTGCAGTAGGACCTGCAGAAGCTAAAGGGATATCAAGGTTAACAATGGTAGTAGAGGGTGATGATGAAACTCTTCAACAAATGACTAAGCAACTTAATAAGTTATTTAATGTTCTGGGAGTTGTAGATTTTACTAATCTCGCAGCTGTTGAGAGGGAATTGATGTTACTAAAAGTTTCATCGAAAGAAGATACTAGGAGTAATATCCTTGATATAGTACAGATATTCCGTGCAAAAGTTGTTGATGTATCAGATATGGCCTTAACTCTCGAGGTAGTTGGAGATCCTGGGAAGTTGGTTGCTCTAGAGAAATTACTCGAGCCATACGGTATCCTTGAAATTGCGAGGACTGGAAAGGTAGCTCTTAAACGCTCTTCAGGAGTTAATACAGAGATGTTGAAAATAAATAAATATTCTCTAGAAATTTAA
- a CDS encoding peptidylprolyl isomerase — protein MFQACSYKNEIDSNYYCQKLKFNCSQSNKIVNFKTTKGDFEVKLFGKDNPLTVSNFLENIDNNIYVNQKFYKIIDYPQIRFIHGGVNPENKFYIQRKQNLNKTSPSIPLEIKFKEEIKPRYNYQIKNPNETENLVNTFESGSIAMVKRGKNKSSSTEFFFVTSKIPELDGRYSIFGKIIKGLDVLEKINKEDYIKAVQISN, from the coding sequence TTGTTTCAAGCTTGTAGTTATAAAAATGAGATTGATTCAAATTATTACTGCCAAAAACTTAAATTCAATTGTTCACAAAGTAATAAAATAGTTAACTTTAAAACTACAAAAGGTGATTTTGAGGTTAAATTATTTGGTAAAGATAACCCATTAACAGTATCAAACTTTCTGGAAAACATAGACAATAATATTTATGTAAATCAAAAATTTTATAAAATAATAGATTATCCCCAAATAAGGTTTATACATGGTGGTGTTAATCCGGAAAATAAATTTTATATTCAACGAAAACAAAACCTGAATAAGACAAGTCCATCAATACCTTTAGAAATAAAGTTCAAAGAAGAAATAAAACCAAGATATAACTATCAAATAAAAAATCCTAATGAAACTGAAAATTTAGTTAATACTTTTGAGAGTGGATCAATCGCTATGGTTAAGAGAGGTAAGAATAAGTCTTCATCTACTGAATTTTTTTTTGTAACTAGTAAGATCCCAGAATTAGATGGAAGATATTCTATTTTTGGAAAGATTATTAAAGGATTAGACGTACTCGAAAAAATCAATAAAGAAGACTATATCAAAGCAGTACAGATATCTAATTAA
- a CDS encoding photosystem I assembly protein Ycf4, translated as MNSDLTSFDKIEQKIGGSRKISNYIIGGMLTIGGIGFLLASISSYTGRDLLPLGNPSTLLFIPQGIIMGAYGVIANLLNFYLWYLVYINFGSGSNYFDKSSKSVEIKRKGLFKDVEVKLNFDEIKSVKLDISEGFNPRRRIALVLKGRKKPLPLSGAGELKPLLQVEEEGARLAKFLNVNLEGLK; from the coding sequence ATGAATTCAGACCTCACGTCTTTCGATAAAATCGAACAAAAAATCGGTGGATCAAGAAAAATTTCAAATTATATTATTGGAGGAATGCTAACTATAGGAGGTATTGGTTTTCTTTTGGCCTCTATATCTAGCTACACAGGAAGGGATTTATTACCTTTAGGAAATCCTTCAACTTTATTGTTTATCCCTCAAGGAATAATAATGGGAGCATACGGAGTAATAGCTAATTTATTAAATTTTTACTTATGGTATTTGGTTTACATAAACTTTGGCTCAGGAAGTAATTATTTTGATAAATCCTCAAAATCTGTAGAAATAAAAAGAAAAGGATTATTTAAAGATGTTGAAGTTAAATTAAATTTCGATGAAATTAAATCTGTTAAGTTGGATATAAGTGAGGGATTTAATCCTAGAAGAAGAATTGCCTTAGTATTAAAAGGCAGAAAAAAACCTCTCCCTTTAAGCGGAGCAGGCGAACTTAAACCACTACTTCAAGTTGAAGAAGAAGGCGCGCGTCTAGCTAAATTTTTAAATGTTAATTTGGAGGGCCTAAAATAA
- the psbD gene encoding photosystem II D2 protein (photosystem q(a) protein), producing MTIAVGSAPQRGWFDVLDDWLKRDRFVFIGWSGLLLLPCAYLAIGGWFVGTTFVTSWYTHGVASSYLEGCNFLTAAVSTPGDAMGHSLLFLWGPEAQGSFVRWLQLGGLWNFVALHGVFGLIGFMLRQFEIAGLVGIRPYNALAFSAVIAVFTSIFLIYPLGQHSWFFAPSFGVAAIFRYILFIQGFHNITLNPFHMMGVAGILGGALLCAIHGATVQNTLYEDTSIYTDGKVQSSTFRAFDPTQEEETYSMITANRFWSQIFGIAFSNKRFLHFLMLFVPVMGMWTSSIGIVGLALNLRAYDFVSQEIRAAEDPEFETFYTKNILLNEGMRAWMSSVDQPHENFVFPEEVLPRGNAL from the coding sequence ATGACGATCGCAGTTGGTAGCGCCCCACAAAGAGGATGGTTTGATGTCCTCGATGATTGGTTGAAGCGTGACCGCTTTGTATTTATTGGTTGGTCCGGACTACTTCTACTTCCTTGTGCATATCTTGCTATAGGTGGTTGGTTTGTCGGAACAACATTTGTTACCTCTTGGTACACACACGGAGTTGCAAGCTCATACCTCGAAGGTTGTAACTTTTTAACAGCAGCTGTAAGTACCCCTGGTGATGCCATGGGACACAGTCTTCTATTTTTATGGGGTCCTGAAGCCCAAGGTAGTTTCGTAAGATGGCTACAACTTGGTGGTCTTTGGAACTTCGTTGCATTACATGGAGTATTTGGCCTTATTGGTTTTATGCTTCGTCAGTTTGAAATTGCTGGCCTTGTTGGAATTAGACCATACAACGCATTAGCTTTCTCAGCAGTAATTGCAGTTTTCACAAGTATTTTCCTTATCTATCCTTTAGGACAGCATAGTTGGTTCTTCGCACCTTCATTTGGTGTTGCAGCAATCTTCCGTTATATTCTGTTCATTCAAGGTTTTCACAATATTACTTTAAACCCATTTCACATGATGGGAGTTGCTGGAATTCTTGGTGGTGCTCTACTTTGTGCTATCCACGGAGCTACAGTACAAAATACTTTGTATGAAGATACAAGTATTTATACAGATGGTAAGGTTCAAAGTTCAACATTTAGAGCTTTTGACCCAACTCAAGAAGAAGAAACTTATTCAATGATTACAGCTAATAGATTCTGGAGTCAAATCTTTGGTATTGCTTTCTCAAACAAGCGTTTCTTACATTTCTTGATGTTGTTTGTACCTGTCATGGGTATGTGGACATCTTCAATTGGTATTGTTGGCTTAGCACTAAACTTAAGAGCTTACGATTTTGTAAGTCAAGAAATCCGTGCAGCAGAAGATCCAGAATTTGAAACTTTCTATACAAAAAATATACTTTTGAACGAAGGTATGCGAGCATGGATGTCTTCTGTGGATCAACCACACGAAAACTTTGTATTCCCTGAGGAGGTTCTTCCACGTGGAAACGCCCTTTAA
- the psbC gene encoding photosystem II reaction center protein CP43 has product METPFNNLLRAPNQSIEETGYAWYVGNARLINLSGRLLGAHIAHSGLIVFWAGAMMLFEVNHFTFDKPMWEQGLICMPHVAMFGYGIGPGGEVTDIMPFFQAGVVHLIASAVLGFGGIYHSLAGPEKLEEDFPFFSTDWRDKNQMTNILGYHLIVLGVGALAWSVNWCFIGGAYDTWAPGGGEVRLVNPTLDPRVILGYLFRSPWGGAGSIIGVNSIEDIVGGHVYVGITAIIGGIFHIFTKPFGWARRAFIWNGEGLLSYALGGICVASFIASTFIWFNNTAYPSEFYGPTNAEASQAQSFTFLVRDQRIGANVGSTMGPTGLGKYLMRSPTGEIIFGGETMRFWDFRGPWLEPLRGPNGLSLEKIQNDIQPWQVRRAAEYMTHAPNASINSVGGIITEPNAVNFVNLRQWLAAAQFFLGWFTFIGHLWHAGRARAAAAGFEKGIDRKSEPALEMPDLD; this is encoded by the coding sequence GTGGAAACGCCCTTTAATAACTTATTAAGAGCTCCAAACCAAAGTATTGAGGAAACTGGTTATGCCTGGTATGTAGGTAACGCTAGATTAATCAATTTATCTGGACGTTTATTAGGAGCTCACATTGCTCACTCTGGACTAATAGTCTTTTGGGCAGGTGCAATGATGCTCTTTGAGGTTAATCATTTTACTTTTGATAAACCAATGTGGGAGCAAGGTCTAATCTGTATGCCACACGTCGCAATGTTTGGCTACGGCATAGGCCCAGGTGGTGAAGTTACTGATATCATGCCTTTCTTCCAAGCAGGCGTGGTTCACTTGATAGCTTCCGCTGTTCTTGGTTTTGGAGGTATTTACCATTCATTAGCAGGCCCAGAAAAACTTGAAGAAGATTTTCCATTTTTCTCCACAGACTGGAGAGATAAAAATCAAATGACTAATATCCTTGGATATCATTTGATTGTTCTAGGTGTAGGTGCACTAGCATGGTCAGTAAACTGGTGTTTTATTGGCGGTGCATATGACACATGGGCACCGGGTGGTGGTGAAGTCAGACTTGTAAATCCAACCTTAGACCCAAGAGTTATCCTTGGTTATCTATTCAGATCTCCATGGGGTGGAGCTGGTTCAATAATCGGTGTTAACTCCATAGAAGATATTGTTGGTGGACATGTTTATGTGGGTATTACTGCAATTATTGGAGGAATATTCCATATCTTTACCAAACCTTTTGGATGGGCTAGAAGAGCATTTATCTGGAATGGTGAAGGATTATTAAGTTACGCACTTGGTGGAATTTGTGTTGCAAGTTTTATTGCTTCAACTTTCATTTGGTTTAACAACACTGCTTATCCTTCAGAGTTTTATGGCCCAACAAATGCTGAAGCTTCACAGGCTCAAAGCTTTACTTTCCTCGTGAGAGATCAAAGAATTGGAGCTAACGTAGGTTCAACTATGGGACCAACTGGTCTAGGTAAGTATCTCATGAGATCTCCTACTGGTGAAATTATATTTGGTGGTGAAACAATGAGATTTTGGGATTTCAGAGGCCCATGGTTAGAGCCTTTAAGAGGACCTAATGGATTGAGCCTTGAGAAAATCCAAAACGATATTCAGCCTTGGCAGGTAAGAAGAGCTGCTGAATACATGACTCATGCTCCAAATGCTTCTATCAACTCTGTTGGTGGAATCATTACAGAGCCTAATGCTGTTAACTTCGTTAACTTAAGACAATGGTTAGCTGCAGCCCAATTCTTCCTAGGATGGTTTACATTCATTGGTCACCTTTGGCATGCTGGACGTGCTAGAGCAGCCGCTGCTGGTTTCGAAAAAGGAATCGACAGAAAGAGTGAACCGGCTCTAGAAATGCCTGATTTAGATTAA
- a CDS encoding nucleoside triphosphate pyrophosphatase: protein MLILASASQSRKKLLENCQIEFIQISSNFDETTIQEKNIFNLALELSFQKANSLSENIQNISLPEEFKYGPLKILGCDSIFEFKGEAYGKPSNKEEAFFRWKKMSGEFGFLHTGHTLIIGNFDSTSKNFKITEIIKKIVSSRVYFSNLEDWEIKSYVDTNEPLYCAGGFALEGIGSKYIEKIEGCFSNVMGLSLPWLRENLYR, encoded by the coding sequence GTGTTAATTCTAGCCTCTGCCTCTCAATCTAGAAAGAAATTACTAGAAAATTGTCAAATCGAATTTATCCAAATATCAAGTAACTTTGATGAAACTACTATTCAAGAAAAGAATATATTTAATTTAGCTTTGGAATTATCTTTTCAAAAGGCTAATAGTTTATCTGAAAATATTCAAAACATATCATTGCCCGAAGAATTTAAATATGGGCCTTTGAAAATACTTGGGTGCGATTCAATTTTTGAATTTAAAGGAGAAGCTTATGGAAAACCATCTAATAAAGAGGAGGCATTTTTTAGATGGAAGAAAATGTCTGGAGAATTTGGATTTTTACATACTGGTCATACTCTAATAATTGGGAATTTTGATTCAACTTCTAAAAATTTTAAAATCACTGAAATAATAAAAAAAATAGTAAGTTCAAGAGTTTATTTTTCTAATTTGGAAGATTGGGAAATCAAGAGTTATGTAGATACAAATGAACCTTTATATTGCGCAGGAGGATTTGCCTTGGAAGGTATAGGCAGTAAATATATAGAAAAAATAGAGGGTTGTTTCAGTAATGTAATGGGTTTAAGTTTGCCATGGCTCAGGGAAAATTTATATAGATAA
- a CDS encoding cobyric acid synthase has translation MELETKLHEIKKPIMVLGTSSGAGKSLTVTAICRILKNLGEEPIPFKGQNMSNNAWVDWEGGEMAYSQALQAFACGINPSADMNPILLKPQGNSISEVIHLGKSIGTTTAQNYYKDWFIPGWEIIQKSLKSIYERNPNCRLIIEGAGSPVEMNLIHRDLTNLRVAKYLNANCILVTDIERGGVFAQIIGTLELMKPEEKKLIQGIIINRFRGDLSLFEDGKKWIENKTQIPVIGIIPWLNDSFPPEDSLDLIEKKSLSKNPEIKVGIIKLPSISNFSDFDPLENEETILIEWIRKSQNLSKYDFIILPGSKQTIKDQIFLENSGLSQDIREYSNNKGNIIGICGGLQMLGTTLEDPFFREGSKNYSEQKIKGVGLLPLKTIFFKKKLTRQINSESLWPCQSKINGFEIHNGQTELDNMQGSLKINPIFKDLDLGWYKESNDGGIIAGTYIHGIFENDNWRDQYINLIRKSKNLPKLNQKSISYKKKRDSIIENLANEFDKHLNLKSFLS, from the coding sequence ATGGAGTTAGAAACAAAATTACATGAAATAAAGAAACCAATAATGGTCCTAGGCACTTCCAGTGGAGCAGGGAAATCTTTAACGGTTACTGCAATTTGCAGGATTCTTAAAAATTTAGGAGAAGAACCAATACCTTTTAAAGGACAAAATATGAGTAACAACGCTTGGGTTGATTGGGAAGGTGGAGAGATGGCATATTCACAAGCACTTCAAGCTTTTGCTTGTGGTATTAATCCCTCTGCAGATATGAATCCCATTTTATTAAAACCACAAGGAAACTCAATAAGCGAGGTGATTCACCTTGGCAAAAGCATAGGGACCACAACCGCACAAAATTACTATAAAGATTGGTTTATTCCAGGCTGGGAAATAATTCAAAAAAGTTTAAAGTCTATTTACGAACGGAATCCGAATTGCCGTTTAATTATCGAAGGGGCTGGGAGTCCGGTAGAGATGAATTTGATTCATAGAGATCTGACTAATTTAAGAGTTGCTAAATATTTAAATGCAAATTGCATTTTGGTTACTGATATTGAAAGGGGAGGTGTATTTGCACAAATAATTGGGACTCTTGAATTAATGAAGCCTGAAGAAAAGAAGCTTATTCAGGGAATTATTATAAATAGATTCAGAGGAGACCTTTCATTATTTGAAGATGGGAAAAAATGGATAGAGAATAAGACTCAAATCCCTGTTATTGGAATCATTCCATGGTTAAATGATTCATTTCCTCCAGAGGATTCTTTAGATTTAATAGAAAAAAAATCACTTTCTAAAAATCCTGAAATCAAAGTTGGAATTATAAAATTACCATCTATTAGTAACTTCTCGGATTTTGATCCACTAGAAAATGAAGAAACAATATTAATTGAATGGATTAGAAAATCACAAAACCTAAGTAAGTATGACTTTATTATTCTGCCGGGCAGTAAACAAACTATTAAAGATCAAATATTTCTTGAAAATTCAGGTTTATCTCAAGATATAAGAGAATATTCAAATAATAAGGGAAATATTATTGGGATTTGTGGAGGATTACAAATGTTAGGCACAACTCTTGAAGATCCTTTTTTTAGAGAGGGTTCTAAAAATTATTCTGAACAAAAAATCAAAGGGGTAGGGTTACTACCATTAAAAACGATTTTCTTTAAAAAGAAATTAACACGTCAAATAAACTCTGAATCTTTATGGCCATGCCAATCAAAAATTAATGGATTTGAAATTCATAATGGTCAAACTGAATTGGACAACATGCAAGGCTCATTGAAGATAAACCCTATTTTTAAAGATTTAGATCTTGGTTGGTATAAAGAAAGTAATGATGGCGGGATAATAGCAGGCACATACATTCACGGGATCTTTGAAAATGACAACTGGAGAGATCAATATATTAATTTAATAAGGAAGAGCAAAAATTTACCAAAATTAAATCAAAAATCAATATCTTATAAAAAGAAAAGAGATTCAATTATAGAAAATCTTGCGAATGAATTCGATAAACATTTAAATCTCAAATCATTTTTAAGTTGA
- a CDS encoding 2Fe-2S iron-sulfur cluster binding domain-containing protein, whose product MKERNIKILWSNNNETFVSEGDDWFSSAEKAGLKIPTGCLTGSCGACEIDVNGETVRACISEIKNNKECTLRVSLTTDPFWEN is encoded by the coding sequence TTGAAAGAAAGAAACATCAAAATTTTATGGTCAAATAATAATGAAACATTTGTTTCAGAGGGAGATGATTGGTTCTCTTCTGCTGAAAAAGCAGGTTTAAAAATACCGACTGGATGTCTTACAGGAAGTTGTGGAGCCTGTGAAATAGACGTTAATGGTGAAACAGTAAGGGCTTGTATCAGTGAAATTAAAAACAATAAAGAATGTACATTAAGGGTTTCTTTAACTACAGACCCCTTTTGGGAAAACTAA